The following nucleotide sequence is from Pseudonocardia abyssalis.
TCGGCGCGCTGCAGGGCCAGGGCCTCGCCGACGCGCTGTCCGGCCAGCAGGGCGCCCAGGTCATCGAGATCCGCGGCGCGCCGACCGACAACAACGCGACGCTGTTCTACAACGGCGCGCTGACCGTGCTCGACCCGCTGTACGCCTCGGGTGCGCTGGTCCGCACGGCCAGCCAGCCGATCGAGGACTGGGACAACCAGATCGGCGGCACCACCTTCGAGCAGCTGCTCACCAGCAACGGCGGCCAGGTCGGCGGCGTGCTCGCGGCCAACGACGGCCTCGCCGGCGCGATCATCACCGTGCTGCAGAAGTACGGCCTCAACGGCACCGTGCCCGTCACCGGCCAGGACGCCACCCCGGACGGCCTGCAGGCCATCCTGCGCGGCGACCAGTACATGACGGTCTACAAGCCGATCCAGCAGGAGGCCCAGGCCACCGCGGAGCTCGCCGCCGCTCTGGCGAAGGACGACACCGCCGCCGCCGACGCGATCGCGACCGGCACCGTCGACGACCCGGAGGGCAACCGCCAGGTCAAGTCGGTCCTGCTCACCCCGCAGCTGATCACGCGTGACAACGTCAAGACCGTGATCGACGACGGTGCCGTCCCGGCGTCCGACGTCTGCGTCGCCGACGTGGCCGCCGCCTGCACCGAGCTCGGCATCAGCTGACCCGACAACCCCTCGTGCGCGGGAACCGTGGCCCCGGCCACGGTTCCCGCGCACGGGCACCGGAGGTGCCGAGTGAGTGACCCGATCCTGCAGCTGCGCGGGGTGAACAAGAGCTTCGGCGCCGTGCAGGTGCTGCACGACGTCGACTTCACGGTCCGGGCCGGTGAGGTCACCGCGCTCGTCGGCGACAACGGCGCCGGGAAGTCCACGCTGGTCAAGTGCGTGGCCGGGATCCACCCGATCGACGGCGGCGAGGTGCTGTTCGACGGCGAGCCGGTGAGCGTGGCGGCCCCCGCGGACGCCGCGAAGCTCGGCATCGAGGTCGTCTACCAGGACCTCGCGCTGGCCGACAACCTCGACATCGTCCAGAACATGTTCCTCGGCCGGGAGCGCGGCAAGCCGTGGCTACTCGATGAGGCCGACATGGAGCAGGCCGCGCGCGACACCCTCGCGTCGCTGTCGGTCCGCACGGTCACCTCCGTGCGCATGCCCGTGGCGGCCCTGTCCGGCGGGCAGCGGCAGACCGTCGCGATCGCCAAGGCCGTGCTCTGGGACTCCAAGGTCGTGCTCCTCGACGAGCCGACCGCCGCGCTGGGCGTCGCCCAGACCCGCCAGGTCCTCGACCTGGTCCGCCGCCTCGCCGAGCAAGGTCTCGGTGTGGTGCTGATCAGTCACAACATGGCCGACGTGTTCGAGGTCTCCGACCGGATCGCGTGCCTCTACCTCGGACGGATGGTCGCGCAGGTGCCGACGAAGGACGTCAGCCACGGGCAGG
It contains:
- a CDS encoding ATP-binding cassette domain-containing protein; the encoded protein is MSDPILQLRGVNKSFGAVQVLHDVDFTVRAGEVTALVGDNGAGKSTLVKCVAGIHPIDGGEVLFDGEPVSVAAPADAAKLGIEVVYQDLALADNLDIVQNMFLGRERGKPWLLDEADMEQAARDTLASLSVRTVTSVRMPVAALSGGQRQTVAIAKAVLWDSKVVLLDEPTAALGVAQTRQVLDLVRRLAEQGLGVVLISHNMADVFEVSDRIACLYLGRMVAQVPTKDVSHGQVVELITAGRSGDLGLQRPEAVTV
- a CDS encoding sugar ABC transporter substrate-binding protein translates to MRTRRTAQLALGLGVALTLAACGQNAAAPSAAPGAEVAADAPRVGVILPETESSARWEGFDRPLLEQAMAEAGLDADIQNAQGDEQTFTTLADGFIASGVDVLVIAAITSESGAAVAAKAKAQGIPTIDYDRLSLGGSSDYYVSFDNEGVGALQGQGLADALSGQQGAQVIEIRGAPTDNNATLFYNGALTVLDPLYASGALVRTASQPIEDWDNQIGGTTFEQLLTSNGGQVGGVLAANDGLAGAIITVLQKYGLNGTVPVTGQDATPDGLQAILRGDQYMTVYKPIQQEAQATAELAAALAKDDTAAADAIATGTVDDPEGNRQVKSVLLTPQLITRDNVKTVIDDGAVPASDVCVADVAAACTELGIS